ACCGTCAGTCAGGATCGGACGTTTCAAAAGCTGAGGCTCTTCGCTAAGCATTTCGAGCAATTCCTTCACCGACATATCATTAATATCGACATCCAGGTTTTTAAAACGCTGACTTCTCGTGGACAAGATTTCATCCAAGCCATTTGAAGTCATTTTAATAATATCCAGCAGTTCTTCTGCTGTCGGTGGATTTTTGAACAAGTGACGCTCTTCATAGTTCACTCCGTTTTCTGCCAGCCATGCCTTCGCTTTGCGACAGGATGTGCAGCTCGGATAAGTAAAAAACGTTAATTTTTGTG
The window above is part of the Brevibacillus brevis NBRC 100599 genome. Proteins encoded here:
- a CDS encoding Spx/MgsR family RNA polymerase-binding regulatory protein, translating into MAVAERTQTQKLTFFTYPSCTSCRKAKAWLAENGVNYEERHLFKNPPTAEELLDIIKMTSNGLDEILSTRSQRFKNLDVDINDMSVKELLEMLSEEPQLLKRPILTDGENLIVGFNSSAMQNLLS